A segment of the Arachis hypogaea cultivar Tifrunner chromosome 5, arahy.Tifrunner.gnm2.J5K5, whole genome shotgun sequence genome:
GTAAACATTTAGCCCAAGCAATTCTATAGCTGCAGCATGATAAGAGAAACAAACACATGTTTATAGTGAATCAGTACGTAGTTTATGCTTTTGAAAAGTAGATAGAATggcataaatatatattttttttttaaaaaattcttcaaTTTTGAATCTTCCATAAAGATAATGGAACTATTCATTTCATGAAGTCAATACAAAAACCACAAAGGCATAGAATTAGCCACTTCAAATGTTAACAATATACAATATTTAAAGACAAGATACGCTAGAGATGCACTTACTAAGCATACTACAAGCCTATGTAAATTCCTTGATCTATTATCAATATTTACCAAAATTAACAAGCGATAAAAAATGCATAAACCAGGCATACAAGTGTGACAGGAAAGAAAAATATCAGGTAAGAGGAATTACttgagaaaataaagaagaagacaaCAAAGAATATGGATTGTGCGTGCGTAGATGGCATCCCAGGGTCAGATTTCAGGGCTGAAGGACGTTCCTGGTTCAGTATATTTTTTAGCAAAACAGAGAGGAACGAATTCAGAATAGACCCTGCAAAAATCCACAAGGCTTCTTCGATATCATGGCTCCAAAGAATGAAACCACCAAAAGAAACAGCTACTATCCACTTGCTCTGCAAACAAGAAACAACCTTATAGAACTATAACTTATAATGTTAATTTCATCCTCAATAACCAAACCTCGAGACAGGATAAAACAAGTTTCTTGTCCTTTACAATTGGTTGAATCACCCAAAACTATACGAATTACCAAGAAAATTATTGAAGGAGGTTAGGAAGAATAACTAACCAATCGATTGAGCCTGGGTTCTATGTCACGGAACAAAATGTTGGGCTGAAACTCAGTTGAGCCATCGATGAATGCTTCTTGTTCGAACACTTGCTTGATATCATCCCTCTCTCTATCTCTGAAAGCAGAAGGTTGTGTGAATTCATTCATGGTGTTGGACGATACCCAGATTTTATTTCCTCCAAGAAAGTGTGTCCTGGTAACAGCCCCGCCAAAAAGAACTGATCTTGAAGCTGAAAACGTGAGGGCAAATGAAGTGTTTTTCTTGAACGGGTGTGTGTGTCTAAGCAAAGTGGTTCTCGGGAGATGGGAAAGGGCGGTGGTTGTGGGTAGTAGCGCCATGTGAGAGGGTATTGCGGAGCTGAGATGTTGGGAAGAGAAGACGAGCCATCACAAGAAGCTGCTATTAAACGAAGGAAGGTAATCTAGGAACACACAATGGTCTTGTTCATTGATAGGTTCAGAAAAGTCCAAATAGGGTGTGAATACCCCAAAATCCAAACAGGTACctgtcttttaattaattaaattaatcccctaaattaaattaaaatttagctAACATGTATGTTTAACGAAAAGTTTtaggttattaattttttattaatattaatcagtattttaaattaatacacgaatgtttagaatttaaaatttaatcgtTAGAGTTGATTAAGTATTactattaactaaaaataataaataaaacaataattatGACATGATAAGGGAAGGGATTATTTTTCAAACCAAGTGCGCAATTGCGatgttctttattattttttttcgttcTTGTATTGTATGTGGTATTTTTGTGCTCTTTGGgtttatcttttcctttttttttggtaCTAAGAAGGCCCTAAGGCCTAAATAatccaaaagaaaagaattacaaaagatgGGATATTAGATTTCACAACTATCACTGAAGAGATGCATTGAGATTTTACTAGGAGGTTTTTTAAAgaacctattttttttttcaccatcCAATATCGGGTTAGCTAACCTAGCTAATCTATCTGTTACCTGGTTAGCCTCTTTGAGTACATGTTGAAACTTCATTCTccaacaattatttatcatagtCGGTATTTTTTACAAAGGAGAGGACGAAAAAAAGTTGGATGACGCATAGGAAAATTTTTGATAAACTCGCCCGCTCCTTGAGAATTCGATTCCACTATTAAAAATTTAGTTCCTTTACTCTAAACAATTTCCAGCCCCACTTTTATAGCGTTAATTTCAGTTTTTATAGCCTTTGCATTATCCAATCTTTTAGCAAATTTCCACACCCAACCACCATTTTAATTCCTTAAAAATCAAGTACAATTCGCTGGCCAGAATTTTTTTTGGAGGCCCTATCAGTGTTTAGTTTGTACCAATTCTCCAGGAGATTTTTTTAAGAGATCATTCTATCTCCTTTATGGTCTTCCCTATGAATTCCATTAACGATGATCTTGTTCTCCTCCATTATCCTCCTGATTCTTAATAATTTGACTTTCTCTTGATCTTCCTTATTAGAGTGTACATATTCATTCCTGAACTTCTATATTATCCAAATTGTCGTCATAAAAACGTCCTTCTATTTCAAATTCTGGTCCCTCCCAACCTCTATGGACATATTGAATAGGATCCAGTATCTCAGACTCAATGAGAAAAAACTTTAGATGTATTACAATTTAATGCACGCCATCCAAATGATAGAAGTTTTCGGGCAATCCCTCACCGCATGGACTGCTTCCACATTACAATTCATACAATTGAGATTATTCTCCTGTGTTCATCTAGTAGTTCTATATAAGGTTAATAAACCATTATGGACTAGCTGCTAGACAAATATCTTAATTTTCTGTACCCCTTTTCattctcaaatttttttccaAATAAGGACTTTCTCTTGTTGCTGTTGAGCAAGATTACTATATGTATGTTTGATAGTGAATTCTCCTTTAGGATTTAGTCTCCACATCAGCAAATCCTCCCCTTCCTCTGTTCGTGGTGGAGAGCATTTGAGAATTTTGGTAACCATGTTATTTGGTAGGAGGATGTCAAGTCTACTCACATCCTATTTTTCATTAGAatctatatatttattaatagacCAGTTGATTTTCGCCTGAGTCCTCATAGGTGACGCCGAATCCTGCAACTTGATTTCTTGTTCTATCCAATTATCActccaaaaattaattttctccCCATCGTCAATTATGTGCCCAACATTCTGGATTAGAATTGGCCAAAGTTTGCACATACTTTTTCATCAGGGAGAGTCCTCATTTTTTTGAAGTACAGCACTGTAGTAAATTATCTCCACAACCATATTTACCAATCACAACCTTTGCCCATAAAGAGTTCGAATCATTAATTAAATTCCATTCTCGTTTGAGAATAAAAGCTTCATTAACAATACTCAGATCTCAAAAGTCAAGGCCCCCTCTATATTTATGATTTCGAATCTTTTTTCACCTCACTATATGAGCTCCCCTCTATTACTGTGATGGTCCCAAATGAACCCACTTTGAGCTTTTTCAATCTCATGACAAACACTTTTTGGGATTTGAAGATGTTGCATAGGATAAAGTGTCATGGAGCCCAATACTAATTGCGCCAAATTATCCTCACCGCTATTGAAAGGCACATGGATTTTCACCCTTGCACTTTGATATTCATTAGATCAAGAATGTGACTACAATTGATCTTCTTTGCTCTAGAATTTTGGATCATAGCCCCTAAGTATCTTCCAACTTCATTCACAGCTGAAAAATCACTCATAGAGATTATGCTTTGTCTAGTTTGCTCTGTGACATTCTTGGAGAAATAAATGTTTGTCTTTAAATTATTCACAAGGTATCCCGACGCCTCGTAAAAATCCTTAAGAATGGTCATCACATTTCTCAATTAATCATCGCTTGCCTCGGGAAATACAATAAGATCGTCCGCAAACATCAAATGCGATATTAGTAGACCCTCTCTCCCGACCCGCATAGGATTCCACCTGTTTCCCTCAACCGCTTCCAAGATCATATGCGACAACATATCCATACATATAACAAATATATATGGTGAAAGCGGGTCGCCTTGTCTAATTTCACGCGAAGGAGTGAAGGAAGTCATCTGTTGACCATTCCAAAGGATAGAGAATTGGTTTAAAGTAATACATTGGATGATAATACTTTGAGGTGTTGCAGGATACCAAACTCAATCAAGGAATTCCTAATGAAGGACTAGCTTAATCTATCATATGCTTTCATCAAATCTATCTTGATCGACATGAATCCTCTTCTTTCTCTCACTCTCCTCATGGAATGGACCATTTCTTGAACTATTGCAATATTGTCATGAATGCTTCTCCCCGAAACAAAACTAGACTGAAAAGTCTCTCCTCCTGCTCAAGAGCTTCTGCTAATTGACTTTACAAATCGCTCTCCAAATCTTCAAACCTACGATTCCTTTCATACGACTGATACTTTTGAATACCATCGATCCTTGCTATTAGCCTTCTCTTGCTTTTGAAGATGTCTCCAAAAATATCTTTCTTCCAATTGCTAATGTTGTCTTTGAGGTATAGCATCTTCTGAAAATAATTGTCCCTTACTTTCCAGCTGTTTCTCTCGAAACGATAAGGTCTATTGTCGTAACTGTTTGGGCTACCATCAATTTCAATTAAGAGCGGATGATGATCTGAGTGAGTGTGAGTAAGACAAGACACAACGACTTCGGAGTATCTTAGCCTCCAATTAGCATTAGACAACCCCCTATCTAACCTCTCAAACACTCTTTCTCTCCCGTATCTTATTGCTCCTTTTCAAGTGAACTTAGATCCCTTTGCACCCAAATCAACAAGCTTGCACTGTGAGATCCAGTTAGAAAACTCTTGGCATTTCCTTAACTCTGCAGGCACCCCCCCTTTTTTTCATAGGGCTCGCAATTGCGTTGAAGTCGCCGACAACAAGCCACCGCTCATTAATGTTCAACGTCCTCTCTTTCAGAATTCTCTACCCTTCCTTTTTCTGTCTTTCTAGGGCTACAATACACAACCGTAATCAACCACGGTCGTTTATATCCCTCTTCCACAACAGCATGGATGAACTTGTCATTTAGGCAAATGGACTTGATATTCAAATCCCCTCTGTTCCACAATAACCACCTCACTAAAGCCTCTGGCCTCTACCAGAATGGAATTATTAAAATCCAAAGTTCTAATGACTCTTTGGGCCTGATCTCCATAGCACCAAGTTTTCTGAAGAGCAATAATATCTGGTTTAtatcttttcttttgtttggtaTTGCTTTGAGTAAGATTTTGTCATTCCTGATGGACCTGGCCAGCCTGGCCTTGTGTTTGGTTTTGGTCCGTAAAGAGGAGACTGGAAAAAGGGCAAAGCTCAATCCAACAAAACCTGGTCTGAAGCCTATACGAATTAAACAAACGCACTAGCCCACCTATGCCTTTCTATTGAACTCCTTTTATatgctatatatatgtatgaatgATTGAGTTCCTGTCCTACCGGCTACCATATAGAATAAATATCTTATAAATTTGAGCACAATGAGTAGAAAGCACTTTGCTACTTTAGCCGTTCCATTACGCATTATTAAAAATGCTTGATTTGAGTTCATACGAGTTCTGAAGTTATTGAACGTAATTTATTGACGTATCCTGCAATTTATTTTACTTTGTGGTAATGAAAAGAGAAGAATATATGCCCTGAAACTCTTAAATCTCTAAACGGATTGAACGGAGCACTCAACAGTAGTCAATCTCTTCGATGGGAGAATAATGCCGACAGTGAAATATGTGGTGCTGTGTGGTTAGTTAAACATTAGCAGATTATTTAATTAAGTCAATAAAGTACACACAAAATGAGTGCCGTGCTTCTGTCTCTGCCTCTAGTGGTCCTGAAATATATAGTTTTATTAAAGATTAACAAATGCATGTTCCAGCATCATATATAAATATTCCCTTTAATTTACCCATACTCACTTTCAATTAGGGGAAATAAAGTATTACTTACATATCAATTTCGCTTCTCCATTTTTGGCATACACAAAATCCCTtttcaaatatatattatatatagctAGCTAGCTAAATATCATGGTTGATATATGTAACATTCTCTTAATGAAAACATCTCCTGGCTATGTAATACTAACTAGTACATAATAAAGGTTGACGTAGTACCTAGCTAGTGAGATGGTAATTCAAATGACTAGAGATTGGCAAGTGAAAAAAACAGTGAGCTGTGGAAGAAAGAGCTGTATGCGTCTCTCTGCATTCTGCAATGAAGAGAGAGGAAGATGGATGCGTGTGATGGCCATTTCCGTAGCACGTGCTGTGTTGTATGGTATGGTATTTAATATTAATACATATACATTATGATTATCAGGATTCAGGATCAGGAAAACAGAAACTTAGACTGGGACTGCATGCAATTTGAACAATCTGCACCTTTATCTGTATCAGCTTATAGTCATGTATATATTGCAGTGGCTAGGGTCTAGGGACCAAGCAAGTAGCAAGACCAAGAGTGACAAGCTAGGTCATGAATGACATGACCCCATCTAGCTACTACAAATAACTACGTCTGGACTCTGGAGTCACATTCCTAAGAGTTGAAAACTACAGAGAAGACATCAATACTAGCTTATTACATGAAACTCTGTGCACAAGATTGAAAGAACTAACATATATTATTGCTTACATACacaatttgataaaataattaataaatcacAAGTATACAAAATGTAGGGTGTCATGGAATGGTCATTTTTTATATTGGGCTTCGGACTGCACTTGGAAAGGGATGGATAAGGAAATCAAGAGCTATCAAGCGGGGTGGAACTTAATTACCCACTATCATGCGTGCTGTCACAGGCCCTggaaatataaatatatgtgcaTAAAGTAAATTCGTCTAATTACACATTTTCATTATTTATCAGAGTAGTAGTTGTTGTTTATGGTAGAGGCCTAGATCAAATAAGCCGGTACATAAAAGATCAAGACTTATTACCAACTACCAATCAAAGAATGTTTTCAGCTGGTGTGCCCATAATGTTACCATATCATACACTTGAATTGGTACACAGCTTAGTCCTTTGCATTAATATAAGATAGGAAATGATATTATTGTTACAGAAAAGAAAGTAATATATTGCTTTCgataaaaactgaaaaagaagaCTACCAGAACGCACGAGCCATGGTACTTGCCACTTGCCACAGGTACATAACTACATATCGCCTCACGTGAAATGCCGCACCTCTTATCTCACTCACGCATGTTCTCATTACGCTTCAAATCGCGCTTTGTCCCAACTTTTTTTCCCCTCCCCTGCCTTAAATTATCAGCTGATTAAGATTTAAACCATCttcaaaagtataaaaaattaaatgaaaaatattattgaaccaCGAAAGGAATATAAAACACACAAATTGGATGCACAGGAACAAGATCACTTTTAGGAacttaaaaagaagaaaatactaaATGAGAAAGTGTAGGGTAGATAGCGGTAGAGTAGGtctgataatttaatatttgtacGTATACCTCCAGTTAGAGAGGTTTTGGAgcagttttgaattttgattctTTCCTTGCAGTATATGGTGCGAACAAGTCAAATATTTGACCGTAGCTTTCAATAATTACTTGTCCTCAATCAATTATATCCGTAcgggaaataaaaacaaaaaaactttaATAACAAATGATTATTCACGTCAAGATACTGTAAAGCTGATAATTCAACATTAtcagataatttaatatatttatctaaattaaattattatttttgtacaaaattattttttaaatgcaAGAAGAGACCAGAGAAGAGTGTGGGTATAAAAGAGTGATGTGGCAATGCAAGGGAAAAAGGTTGAGCTTCTCACTCGCACATACACTTaaaacttt
Coding sequences within it:
- the LOC112800744 gene encoding lipid phosphate phosphatase epsilon 1, chloroplastic — translated: MALLPTTTALSHLPRTTLLRHTHPFKKNTSFALTFSASRSVLFGGAVTRTHFLGGNKIWVSSNTMNEFTQPSAFRDRERDDIKQVFEQEAFIDGSTEFQPNILFRDIEPRLNRLSKWIVAVSFGGFILWSHDIEEALWIFAGSILNSFLSVLLKNILNQERPSALKSDPGMPSTHAQSIFFVVFFFIFSTIELLGLNVYSIVLSGLYLTCGSYFSYLRVSQQLHTMNQVVVGATIGSIMSLVWYWLWNAFIQDAYQSSLFVRIIGLSGSIGICICFLVFVIRHWLKDD